One window of Dyadobacter sandarakinus genomic DNA carries:
- a CDS encoding winged helix-turn-helix transcriptional regulator, whose amino-acid sequence MKQFRHCGLNVALGMLSGKWKPIILFYLFHNEQMRFTELWRVIPKVTKKVLLDQLRDLEINQLIVREERNTFPPEVYYALSERGKTLGPALATLESWANEYAPTEVAAQRQQSMR is encoded by the coding sequence ATGAAACAATTCAGACATTGTGGCCTCAATGTCGCGCTAGGCATGTTATCTGGTAAATGGAAACCAATTATTTTATTTTATCTCTTCCATAACGAACAGATGCGCTTCACAGAATTATGGCGCGTCATACCAAAAGTGACAAAAAAAGTGCTGCTAGATCAGCTACGGGATCTGGAAATTAACCAGTTAATTGTGCGCGAGGAAAGAAATACTTTTCCTCCCGAAGTCTACTACGCCCTGTCTGAACGCGGCAAGACACTAGGCCCGGCCCTGGCGACCCTTGAAAGTTGGGCAAACGAATATGCCCCGACTGAGGTAGCAGCGCAGCGCCAGCAGAGTATGCGGTAA
- a CDS encoding acyltransferase family protein codes for MTKHTISLATHRRNNFDFLRLLFAAFVIVTHVYPLTGSQECDGLCQLTHGQYTFSVIAVRGFFVISGYLIFQSLERSEDLTDFYWKRVLRLFPALAVVLLLTVILGPFVYENDTPYLLNKQVRTYIPNNLRLYRLQYGIPGIFDQNPHKSAINGSLWTIPFEFTMYIAVSLLFFIKRKRTIVIVVLLVAYLVLAKLDVFNFTEIQQWKFFILDWYLIELGVYFAAGSLLAAVRIADIPPRYLTIILALSLGMFVYATGKPIFSFASVTLLPVIVLSIGLLPIYGITHVADRVGDLSYGIYIYGFPVQQTLVYYFGMDHATLIFPSLIIAAMFAYLSWHWVEAPALRLKNLKPMPILIQKMRRITRL; via the coding sequence ATGACAAAACACACTATCAGCCTTGCAACGCACAGAAGGAATAATTTCGATTTTCTCAGGCTGCTGTTTGCTGCTTTTGTCATTGTCACGCATGTATATCCGCTGACAGGCTCACAGGAATGTGATGGGTTATGCCAGCTCACACATGGGCAGTATACATTTTCGGTGATTGCCGTGCGGGGCTTTTTTGTCATCAGCGGCTATCTCATTTTTCAAAGCCTGGAAAGATCAGAAGATCTGACTGATTTTTACTGGAAAAGGGTTCTCAGACTCTTTCCCGCTCTTGCAGTAGTACTCCTGCTGACGGTGATTCTCGGACCTTTTGTTTACGAAAATGATACGCCCTATCTGCTCAACAAGCAGGTCAGGACCTATATTCCCAATAACCTCCGCCTCTACCGGCTTCAATATGGCATTCCGGGCATATTTGACCAAAATCCGCATAAGTCCGCCATCAATGGTTCGCTGTGGACGATCCCGTTTGAATTCACAATGTATATCGCCGTATCGCTACTGTTTTTTATTAAACGTAAACGTACAATTGTGATCGTCGTTCTGCTGGTAGCCTACCTGGTTCTCGCCAAGCTGGATGTCTTCAACTTTACAGAAATCCAGCAATGGAAGTTCTTCATTCTGGATTGGTACCTGATAGAGCTCGGCGTGTATTTTGCTGCGGGTTCACTGCTGGCAGCCGTGCGGATCGCCGACATTCCGCCGCGGTATTTAACGATCATACTTGCTCTTTCGCTGGGGATGTTCGTGTATGCTACAGGCAAGCCCATCTTTTCTTTTGCGAGTGTCACTTTGCTTCCTGTGATCGTGCTGAGCATTGGCCTCCTGCCCATTTACGGGATTACCCATGTTGCCGACCGTGTTGGTGACCTTTCATATGGCATTTACATTTACGGATTTCCCGTACAGCAAACGCTGGTCTACTACTTTGGAATGGATCATGCAACCCTCATTTTCCCGAGCCTTATCATTGCTGCCATGTTCGCTTACCTGTCATGGCATTGGGTTGAAGCACCCGCATTAAGGCTGAAAAACCTGAAACCGATGCCCATCCTGATACAGAAAATGCGGCGCATTACCAGGCTTTAA
- a CDS encoding site-specific integrase — protein sequence MNELTVKISSLPVPALVASAGDRAKKRFLEFFAATIRNPNTRRYYGRAAADFIMYCEQLGVSSIDHVMPLHVAAWVEMLCHSVSSPTVKLRLAAVRHLLD from the coding sequence ATGAACGAGCTGACTGTTAAAATTTCTTCCTTACCTGTGCCGGCTTTGGTGGCCAGTGCTGGCGACCGGGCAAAGAAGCGCTTCCTGGAATTCTTTGCGGCCACGATCCGGAACCCAAATACCCGCAGGTATTATGGTCGGGCAGCCGCTGATTTTATAATGTACTGCGAACAGCTTGGCGTTAGCTCCATTGACCACGTGATGCCGCTGCATGTGGCCGCCTGGGTTGAAATGCTTTGCCACTCGGTTTCTTCCCCTACTGTTAAATTACGGTTGGCAGCCGTGCGGCATTTGCTGGATTAG
- a CDS encoding primase-helicase family protein, which translates to MKDNPVYLRIGTSYFKKVNRPLSSGDTISSLIPWSAECIRLDHSRDYLKDRVDCYDGFCFVPSHLDYQQKVGGFYNRYQPFQHETQQGDASVIFQFLGHIFGEQIEMGYDYFKILLERPTQILPILCLVSEERGTGKTTFLHFVKSMFGENMTINSNEDFRSNFNIEWAQKLVIGVDETFLDRKEDSERIKNLSTARFYKVEAKGHDRQEVEFFGKFILCSNNEDHFIIAEPGEIRYWVRKVPPLKSENHHLLAQLRAQIPFFLHFLVSREFVYPGKTRMWFTADQIATPALKKLLNQNRNKLEVEIAHILLTIADEKELDEIRFCTGDVQDWLNKKHIRFKDLSQIKRILQNAWKLSPASNSLTYPQYKFLTDGSIFEQTGKGRFYTLSRRRINELNELP; encoded by the coding sequence ATGAAAGATAATCCGGTCTATCTGCGCATTGGTACCAGTTACTTTAAGAAAGTCAACCGGCCACTATCTTCCGGCGACACGATTTCCTCCTTGATCCCCTGGTCGGCTGAATGCATCCGGTTGGATCACAGCCGTGACTATTTGAAAGACCGGGTGGATTGCTACGACGGATTCTGTTTTGTGCCGAGCCATCTGGACTACCAACAAAAGGTCGGCGGGTTTTACAACCGCTACCAGCCATTCCAGCATGAGACGCAGCAGGGCGACGCTTCGGTGATCTTTCAGTTCCTGGGTCACATTTTTGGCGAGCAGATCGAGATGGGTTATGATTACTTCAAAATCCTTCTCGAACGTCCTACCCAGATCCTACCGATCTTGTGCCTTGTCAGCGAGGAGCGTGGAACCGGAAAGACCACATTCCTGCATTTTGTCAAGTCCATGTTCGGGGAAAACATGACGATCAACAGTAATGAGGATTTCCGCTCCAACTTTAACATCGAATGGGCGCAGAAACTCGTCATCGGGGTTGACGAAACGTTCCTGGATAGAAAGGAGGATTCCGAGCGGATCAAGAATCTGAGCACGGCCCGGTTTTACAAAGTCGAGGCCAAAGGCCATGACCGGCAGGAGGTGGAATTCTTCGGAAAATTCATTTTGTGCAGTAACAATGAAGATCATTTCATCATCGCCGAGCCGGGAGAAATCCGGTACTGGGTGAGAAAGGTGCCACCACTGAAATCAGAGAATCACCACTTGCTGGCCCAGCTTCGGGCTCAGATCCCGTTCTTTCTGCATTTTCTAGTGAGCCGTGAGTTTGTCTATCCCGGTAAAACAAGAATGTGGTTTACTGCGGATCAAATTGCGACACCCGCATTGAAAAAGCTGCTGAACCAAAATCGGAATAAGCTGGAAGTGGAGATCGCGCATATCCTGCTAACAATCGCAGATGAAAAGGAGCTGGATGAAATCCGGTTTTGCACTGGCGATGTCCAGGACTGGCTCAACAAAAAGCACATCCGTTTCAAAGACCTCTCACAGATCAAGCGGATCTTGCAAAATGCCTGGAAGTTGAGCCCGGCGAGTAATTCACTGACTTACCCGCAATACAAATTTTTAACGGACGGTTCCATCTTCGAGCAGACCGGCAAGGGCAGGTTCTATACACTATCCCGAAGACGTATAAATGAGCTCAACGAATTGCCCTAA
- a CDS encoding TraB/GumN family protein has translation MKIALFFILTLLLFNPSRYTLKDKKGSRLSGPSTILWKITGKESKQPSYLLGTFHLADADWLYTYPEIQKAIDETEFILTEAFTTDSTPAFSIPRKDQLKAIPLLDEEQYATLDSFFIARVGEGIKGNQDAENMTVAEMRGAIITTLISETKGPNGITNFMDLDLFKYYQKLGRKGGRLDRVAPSEFDSVAIEHAREYLARSLRYIEGSDKSDWNIYHQDGIEDIISRYKAFDLDYKLDQHADKMELLSDFDFVPVEERNKNWISKITSMISTRPTLIAVGLGHLYYRTGVISLLRKDGYKVEPIILSKK, from the coding sequence ATGAAAATTGCCCTGTTCTTCATATTGACACTTTTACTATTTAATCCATCTAGATACACGCTCAAAGACAAGAAAGGGAGCCGTCTTTCAGGGCCGTCGACCATATTGTGGAAAATCACCGGCAAAGAATCCAAACAGCCATCCTACTTGTTGGGGACATTTCATTTGGCTGATGCCGATTGGCTGTATACATATCCTGAAATACAAAAGGCCATTGATGAAACCGAATTTATCTTAACAGAAGCATTCACAACAGATTCGACACCAGCATTTTCCATTCCGCGCAAAGATCAGTTAAAAGCCATACCACTACTGGACGAAGAACAATATGCGACGCTCGATTCTTTTTTCATAGCTCGTGTCGGTGAAGGGATAAAAGGGAATCAAGACGCTGAAAATATGACTGTTGCTGAAATGAGAGGTGCAATTATTACCACTCTGATTTCTGAGACAAAAGGTCCGAATGGAATCACCAATTTTATGGATTTAGACCTCTTTAAGTATTATCAGAAACTAGGCAGGAAAGGAGGTCGTCTGGATCGCGTTGCTCCTTCGGAATTTGACTCCGTTGCCATTGAACATGCAAGAGAATACCTTGCGCGGTCACTACGCTATATTGAAGGAAGTGATAAGTCTGATTGGAATATTTACCATCAGGACGGTATAGAAGATATCATTTCCCGCTATAAGGCCTTTGATCTTGATTACAAGTTGGATCAGCACGCAGATAAAATGGAGCTATTATCTGATTTCGATTTTGTACCCGTCGAAGAGCGAAATAAAAATTGGATAAGCAAAATTACCTCCATGATCTCTACTCGACCAACTCTAATAGCTGTTGGTTTAGGCCACCTATATTACCGGACAGGTGTAATTTCCCTACTGCGCAAGGATGGCTATAAGGTTGAGCCGATCATACTCAGCAAAAAATGA
- a CDS encoding relaxase/mobilization nuclease domain-containing protein, whose product MIGKIMIGSSFGGAVRYVMQKEQAIVLHGEGVRTQDVKSAIHDFNAQRQMNPELGKAVGHLVLSWSAFDKHKLSQKVMVERAAEYMAKMKIQNTQYLVVEHRDTNQPHIHIIYNRVDNAGKSISDRFQKRMNQKICKEMTLKHGYHMGQGRTLVNRTRLKGIDKTRYELADQIRMASRSAVNWKQLEGALSSSGIGIIYKYKSETNQIQGISFEKDGTVLKGSKVDRSMSFPALDRTLRENFQHQMAVRRRMLDQGILPPAQEKMLTHRYGLPHCREENLLKDLMDPVHQHETINPELKRKHKRKKSRGLHL is encoded by the coding sequence ATGATCGGTAAGATAATGATAGGATCAAGCTTTGGCGGAGCGGTTAGGTATGTCATGCAGAAAGAGCAGGCTATCGTGCTTCATGGCGAAGGAGTCAGGACCCAGGATGTAAAATCAGCTATCCATGACTTCAATGCTCAGCGGCAGATGAATCCCGAGCTGGGCAAGGCTGTCGGCCACCTGGTGCTGAGTTGGAGTGCGTTTGACAAGCATAAGCTCTCACAAAAAGTCATGGTAGAGAGGGCTGCCGAATATATGGCCAAAATGAAAATCCAAAACACCCAATACTTGGTCGTTGAACATCGAGATACCAATCAGCCGCACATTCATATCATATACAACCGGGTTGACAATGCTGGCAAATCCATCTCTGACCGGTTTCAGAAGCGAATGAATCAGAAAATTTGCAAGGAGATGACTTTGAAACATGGCTACCACATGGGTCAGGGGAGAACGCTGGTTAACCGAACGAGGCTTAAAGGGATTGATAAAACGCGTTACGAGCTGGCAGACCAGATTCGAATGGCAAGCAGATCGGCAGTCAATTGGAAACAGTTGGAAGGCGCGCTTTCATCGAGCGGGATTGGCATCATTTACAAGTATAAGTCTGAGACTAATCAAATACAGGGTATCAGCTTCGAAAAGGACGGAACGGTGTTGAAGGGCTCAAAAGTGGACCGAAGCATGAGTTTTCCGGCACTCGATAGAACACTGCGAGAAAATTTTCAGCACCAAATGGCGGTGAGGCGTCGGATGTTGGATCAGGGGATACTACCACCCGCGCAAGAAAAAATGCTAACGCACCGATATGGTTTGCCGCACTGCAGGGAAGAAAACTTGCTGAAAGACTTGATGGATCCGGTACATCAACACGAGACGATTAATCCAGAGCTTAAAAGAAAACACAAACGCAAAAAATCAAGAGGACTACATTTATGA
- a CDS encoding site-specific integrase yields the protein MAISTKFVLRKKRDSEETQFPIMLQIIIDRKNLLVSTRKICSEVQWQPKFQSVAKTHPKHKEINLLLRTIESEVDFMIISYGKQNKRPSFDEIKALVKKLTGGQTEPEKKKLFVLFEEHIARLKSQNRLGSAESHNSTLKSLKHFMNQKDQDILSIGLPFINRYEQWLIDKGCTIVTRSFYLRTFRTLWKVGIKENYYPETHYPFKDFSFSKYNNPRTKKRAITKEQIELIAGAEIDPENDSLINSRNYFLFSFYCRGLNFTDLAELKWTNIVDGELHYVRSKTKEEFRFRLHPSAAQILEYYKDLKGNSDAGFVFPILYKRHATIQSVRDRKKKILTRVNKQIKELGIALGIMKPLTTYVARHSYATTLRRNGISKENIGRSLGHDSLKTTDIYLEDIGDPVLDDLINSTI from the coding sequence ATGGCTATTTCGACCAAGTTTGTATTACGGAAGAAACGTGATTCGGAGGAAACTCAGTTCCCGATAATGCTTCAAATCATTATCGATAGAAAGAACCTTCTGGTGAGTACGAGGAAGATATGTTCGGAAGTTCAATGGCAGCCGAAGTTTCAATCCGTTGCAAAAACACATCCGAAGCACAAGGAAATTAACCTCCTGCTTCGCACCATTGAGTCGGAAGTAGACTTCATGATCATCTCTTACGGGAAACAAAACAAGCGCCCCTCGTTTGACGAAATCAAGGCGCTGGTAAAAAAACTGACTGGCGGGCAAACAGAACCTGAAAAGAAAAAGCTGTTTGTACTTTTTGAAGAACACATTGCCAGGCTTAAAAGCCAAAACCGGTTAGGCAGTGCAGAGTCACATAACTCGACGCTGAAAAGCCTTAAACACTTCATGAACCAGAAGGATCAGGATATCCTCTCTATCGGCTTGCCATTCATTAACCGTTATGAACAATGGCTGATCGACAAAGGCTGCACGATCGTCACCAGAAGCTTTTACCTGAGAACCTTCCGGACGCTCTGGAAAGTCGGGATTAAAGAAAACTATTATCCCGAAACACATTACCCCTTCAAAGACTTCTCGTTCTCTAAATACAATAACCCTCGCACAAAGAAGCGGGCAATCACGAAGGAACAGATCGAGTTGATTGCCGGAGCTGAAATCGATCCGGAAAATGATTCACTGATCAACTCGCGTAACTACTTCCTGTTTAGCTTCTATTGCCGAGGCCTGAACTTTACAGATTTGGCCGAATTGAAATGGACGAACATTGTCGATGGTGAGCTCCATTATGTGAGATCAAAAACAAAGGAAGAGTTCCGGTTTCGCTTGCACCCTTCGGCAGCTCAAATACTGGAATACTACAAAGATCTGAAAGGTAACAGCGATGCTGGCTTTGTGTTCCCAATCCTGTACAAGCGTCACGCAACGATTCAATCGGTTCGGGATCGGAAGAAGAAGATTTTGACCAGGGTTAACAAGCAAATTAAAGAGTTGGGCATAGCCCTCGGTATTATGAAGCCTTTAACGACCTATGTGGCCAGGCACTCGTACGCGACCACGCTTCGGCGAAATGGTATATCCAAGGAGAATATAGGCAGATCGTTGGGCCACGATAGCTTGAAGACCACTGATATTTACCTGGAAGACATTGGAGACCCCGTGCTGGATGATTTGATCAACTCAACGATTTGA
- a CDS encoding toprim domain-containing protein, whose translation MTCEQAKQISIVDLLEQCHVRPQYVRGQDHWYLSPFREEKTPSFKVNARLNLYYDHGSGQGGDIIDLGRALFRCDTKALLEKLDSRLFLFQPQDLKLAGLHIDSAVTPATAIDQPAIQITALKELGTNPAITQYLESRRIDLAVAKSYCQEVYYRVGDKNYFAAGFQNRSGGYELRNAYFKGSASPKDISHIENGHHSVCVLEGFMDFLSLLSLRKQEQVQTDFVVLNSVSLAERSLDIVKGYSTVFLYPNHDTAGKKLLEKFENAGLNCVDASGIYKDYKDLNQLLVASKQQEKQPQHRYRHRKSRGLGL comes from the coding sequence ATGACTTGCGAGCAAGCCAAACAGATATCTATTGTAGACCTGCTGGAACAATGTCATGTCCGCCCCCAATATGTCCGAGGACAAGACCATTGGTACCTCTCCCCGTTCAGGGAAGAGAAAACGCCTTCTTTTAAGGTCAATGCGCGGTTGAACCTCTATTACGACCATGGAAGCGGTCAGGGAGGAGATATTATTGATTTAGGGCGCGCCCTGTTTCGTTGCGATACAAAAGCGTTGTTGGAGAAATTGGATTCCCGTCTTTTCTTATTTCAACCGCAAGACCTAAAATTGGCTGGCTTGCATATAGACAGTGCCGTTACACCAGCCACAGCAATCGATCAGCCTGCCATCCAAATTACTGCTTTGAAAGAGTTAGGGACTAACCCCGCAATTACCCAGTACCTGGAATCGCGCCGTATCGATCTGGCCGTTGCTAAATCATATTGTCAGGAGGTATACTACCGGGTCGGCGACAAGAATTATTTCGCTGCCGGTTTTCAAAACCGGTCGGGTGGATATGAGCTGAGAAATGCTTACTTCAAGGGTTCGGCATCTCCGAAGGACATATCCCATATCGAGAATGGTCATCACTCGGTCTGCGTGTTGGAAGGCTTTATGGATTTTTTGTCGCTTCTCTCGCTTCGAAAACAGGAGCAGGTCCAGACCGACTTTGTGGTGCTCAATTCGGTAAGTTTGGCAGAGCGAAGTTTGGACATTGTCAAAGGTTACAGCACCGTATTTCTATATCCGAATCACGATACAGCCGGGAAAAAGCTGCTTGAAAAATTCGAGAACGCGGGGCTCAATTGCGTCGATGCCTCTGGTATCTATAAGGATTACAAGGACCTGAATCAGCTGCTGGTTGCAAGCAAACAGCAGGAAAAACAGCCACAACATCGGTACCGTCACAGGAAGTCTCGAGGGCTGGGCCTCTAA
- a CDS encoding low molecular weight protein tyrosine phosphatase family protein encodes MKVKVLFVCTINRMRSLTANSIYNADQRFEVKSAGTSKYAQQPITADLLEWADYIIVMERHHRNKIRSVFPDIYRTKRIICLYIPDEYDYMQPELVTLLQFKFESIYTTEIAPDGIPHE; translated from the coding sequence ATGAAAGTTAAGGTTCTTTTTGTCTGCACCATAAATCGAATGCGAAGTTTAACGGCTAACAGCATCTACAATGCCGACCAGAGGTTTGAGGTGAAATCTGCCGGGACGAGTAAGTATGCACAGCAGCCTATTACGGCGGATCTGCTAGAATGGGCTGATTATATAATCGTCATGGAAAGGCACCATCGCAATAAGATTCGATCCGTATTTCCAGACATCTACCGAACCAAGCGAATAATTTGTCTTTATATACCTGATGAGTACGACTATATGCAGCCCGAGTTGGTCACTCTTCTGCAATTCAAATTCGAATCAATTTATACGACAGAGATTGCGCCTGATGGAATACCTCACGAGTAA
- a CDS encoding recombinase family protein, with protein MPRNIAYLRVSTIDQDLEKNKADILHLANEKNLGRVEFVQEKVSGKVSWRSRKIGPILDELKTGDVILLSEFSRLGRSMLEVMEIISIAMQKGIRIYTVKGGWQLDDSIQSKVMAMVFAMASEIERDLISKRTKESLAAKKLSGIKLGRPTGPGKSKLDQFRPEIEALLLSGSSQKYIANRYHVTEATLSNWVKRNGVKKYGKAA; from the coding sequence ATGCCCCGGAATATTGCCTATTTACGTGTCTCCACCATAGATCAGGACCTCGAAAAGAACAAGGCCGACATACTGCACCTGGCCAATGAGAAAAATTTAGGCCGGGTCGAGTTCGTTCAGGAAAAAGTTTCCGGCAAAGTGTCCTGGCGCAGCCGCAAAATCGGTCCGATCCTGGATGAGCTTAAAACAGGGGATGTCATTTTACTCAGTGAATTTTCCCGACTTGGCAGATCCATGCTTGAGGTGATGGAAATTATCTCGATTGCTATGCAGAAGGGTATTCGAATTTATACAGTCAAAGGCGGGTGGCAACTTGACGACTCTATCCAAAGCAAAGTGATGGCTATGGTTTTTGCGATGGCCTCTGAAATCGAAAGAGACCTGATTAGTAAGCGGACAAAAGAATCACTAGCTGCGAAGAAGCTCTCAGGGATAAAGCTAGGTCGCCCAACGGGTCCCGGTAAAAGTAAGCTAGATCAGTTCAGACCCGAAATTGAGGCCTTGCTACTTAGTGGTTCGAGCCAGAAGTACATAGCAAACCGTTACCACGTTACTGAGGCGACACTATCAAATTGGGTTAAAAGGAACGGAGTCAAAAAGTATGGCAAGGCGGCATGA
- a CDS encoding plasmid mobilization protein, whose amino-acid sequence MKEAESMEQQSHKSKGGRPPKKVKRNTQLMVRLSETERFLIESKAKDAGLRPSTWLRQAAKKARVVARLSAEEAGFVRMLAGLANNLNQLLRFTNMQGLLYETKKATQLLSDIDHLLKILTNDDR is encoded by the coding sequence ATGAAAGAGGCAGAGAGCATGGAGCAACAGTCACACAAATCCAAAGGCGGCAGACCGCCCAAGAAGGTCAAACGAAACACGCAGCTGATGGTCCGCCTTTCGGAAACTGAGCGGTTTTTAATCGAGTCGAAAGCCAAGGACGCAGGTCTTAGACCAAGCACCTGGCTGAGACAAGCGGCTAAGAAAGCCAGGGTTGTTGCGAGGCTTTCAGCAGAGGAAGCTGGCTTCGTTAGAATGCTGGCTGGCCTGGCCAATAACTTAAACCAGCTGCTCAGGTTTACAAATATGCAGGGGCTGTTGTACGAGACAAAAAAGGCCACGCAGCTACTATCAGACATTGATCATTTACTCAAAATACTCACTAACGATGATCGGTAA
- a CDS encoding DUF5683 domain-containing protein: MNNTLKFLYLTAISFTVLFTPIKSAAAFYSKEISRADSTSGERIKHVRSPSPRTAAKLAVIPGLGQVYNRDFWKIPIVYGSLGGSLVAIHLNSIKYQDFLKAYLGFYNLGNGSLSQGVTADTRMPVVVRNLFNTKSVVKLYTRDQVARQKDVWRRYRNVSVLISGMIYLLSIIEANVAAHLKGFDVSDDLSIQIQPQPVTLPGMMSGANIRIVLSYK, encoded by the coding sequence ATGAACAACACTTTAAAATTCTTGTATTTAACTGCCATAAGCTTTACAGTGCTTTTTACACCTATCAAATCAGCTGCTGCGTTTTACTCCAAAGAAATATCAAGAGCTGATTCCACCAGTGGCGAAAGGATTAAGCATGTTAGATCGCCAAGTCCCCGGACCGCTGCCAAGTTGGCGGTTATTCCAGGCTTAGGTCAGGTTTACAATAGAGATTTCTGGAAGATTCCGATCGTCTACGGATCGTTGGGCGGAAGTTTGGTTGCTATCCATTTGAATTCAATCAAATATCAGGACTTTTTGAAAGCGTACTTAGGGTTCTACAATCTTGGTAATGGAAGCCTAAGCCAGGGGGTAACAGCCGATACGCGCATGCCTGTTGTGGTGCGGAATCTTTTCAATACCAAGAGTGTGGTGAAATTATACACGAGAGATCAGGTGGCGAGGCAAAAGGATGTGTGGCGAAGATACAGAAATGTTTCAGTTCTAATCTCAGGCATGATCTATTTGCTAAGTATCATTGAGGCCAATGTCGCCGCTCATCTTAAAGGCTTTGATGTTTCCGACGACCTATCTATTCAAATCCAACCCCAACCAGTCACACTGCCTGGGATGATGTCAGGCGCTAACATTCGAATTGTTCTTAGCTATAAGTAA
- a CDS encoding MBL fold metallo-hydrolase gives MKLQLLRNASLVLDVHGKIFLIDPMLAQKEAYDPIPNSANPVRNPIVDLPVSELELQDLISRTDAVLLTHLHNDHWDERARELLPKDITLYTPPEYANIVREQGFTSVVAIDDQVTIDELQIKRTDGHHGTGEIEKMLGSVSGYVIAHEAYRLYIAGDTIWCDEVGAAIADNNPTHIVLNGGGARFTTGTPIIMDISDILTVCRHAPAANVYIVHLESLNHVPESRSDVRAALVSNRFSGRAWAPNDGEKLF, from the coding sequence ATGAAACTGCAGCTTTTAAGAAATGCCTCCCTGGTCCTTGATGTTCATGGCAAAATCTTTCTAATCGACCCGATGCTGGCCCAAAAAGAGGCTTATGATCCCATTCCAAACTCTGCCAACCCTGTCCGCAATCCGATCGTGGACTTGCCTGTCTCCGAATTAGAGCTCCAGGATCTTATCAGCCGGACTGACGCCGTACTACTAACGCATTTGCATAACGATCATTGGGATGAAAGGGCTCGTGAGCTTCTACCGAAAGATATCACGCTATATACTCCGCCGGAGTATGCCAACATAGTCCGCGAGCAAGGCTTTACCAGCGTAGTTGCTATTGATGACCAAGTAACAATCGACGAGTTACAGATAAAGCGCACGGATGGCCATCACGGGACAGGAGAAATCGAAAAAATGCTCGGGTCAGTGTCTGGTTATGTAATAGCTCATGAGGCCTACCGGCTTTACATTGCAGGCGACACCATCTGGTGCGACGAAGTTGGCGCTGCAATTGCCGACAATAATCCGACCCACATTGTATTGAACGGGGGTGGTGCCCGTTTCACTACCGGAACACCTATCATTATGGATATCTCCGATATTTTGACCGTGTGTCGTCATGCGCCAGCCGCAAATGTATATATCGTACACCTGGAAAGCTTGAACCATGTTCCAGAGTCTCGAAGTGATGTGCGCGCAGCACTCGTTTCCAATAGATTTTCAGGCCGCGCCTGGGCGCCCAACGACGGCGAAAAACTGTTCTAA